The following coding sequences are from one Fibrobacter sp. window:
- the rfbC gene encoding dTDP-4-dehydrorhamnose 3,5-epimerase has product MGKFNFIKTSVEGVTIIEPTVFGDHRGYFMETYNKAEFDAAGLNVDFVQDNESRSKKGVLRGLHFQKKNPQGKLVRVLEGEVYDVAVDLRKGSPTFGKYEGVVLSAENKKQFYIPEGFAHGFVVLSETATFVYKCTRLYDPTDEGGLCWNDPAIGIQWPVGNGFEPLLSEKDTKNPLLKDLGFAFDL; this is encoded by the coding sequence ATGGGTAAGTTTAACTTTATAAAAACTTCTGTCGAAGGCGTGACGATTATTGAACCGACCGTGTTCGGTGACCATCGCGGCTATTTCATGGAAACCTACAACAAGGCGGAGTTTGATGCCGCTGGACTGAATGTTGATTTTGTACAAGATAACGAATCTCGTTCAAAGAAAGGTGTGCTTCGCGGCTTGCATTTCCAGAAAAAGAATCCACAGGGAAAACTGGTTCGCGTGTTGGAAGGTGAAGTTTATGATGTTGCTGTAGACCTTCGTAAGGGGAGCCCTACTTTTGGTAAGTATGAAGGCGTTGTCCTTAGCGCTGAAAACAAGAAGCAGTTCTACATTCCTGAAGGCTTTGCCCACGGTTTTGTTGTTCTTAGCGAAACTGCGACCTTTGTCTATAAATGCACCCGCCTTTACGATCCTACGGATGAAGGTGGCTTGTGTTGGAATGACCCGGCAATTGGTATTCAGTGGCCTGTGGGAAATGGTTTTGAGCCTCTTCTCAGCGAAAAGGACACCAAGAATCCTTTGTTGAAAGACCTTGGTTTTGCGTTTGACTTGTAA
- the rfbA gene encoding glucose-1-phosphate thymidylyltransferase RfbA, translating into MKGIILAGGSGTRLYPLTMVTSKQLLPVYDKPMIYYPLSTLMLAGIRDILIISTPTDLPNFERLLGDGSAMGLNLSYKVQPSPDGLAQAFILGEEFIGNDCCAMVLGDNIFYGNGFSPLLKAAVKNAEENGRASVFGYYVEDPERFGVVEFDAAGKVISVEEKPKEPKSNYAITGLYFYDNRVCEFAKAQKPSARGELEITDLNKTYLDMGQLDVKLLGRGFAWLDTGTMDSLIEAGDFVRMVENRQGIQISAVEEIAFINGWISKDKLLESAAKYGKSPYGQHLRKVAEGKIRY; encoded by the coding sequence ATGAAGGGAATCATTCTTGCCGGAGGCTCCGGTACTCGCCTCTATCCGTTGACAATGGTCACGAGTAAGCAGCTGCTGCCTGTTTACGACAAGCCCATGATCTACTATCCGCTTTCCACCTTGATGCTGGCTGGAATCCGTGATATCCTGATTATTTCTACGCCTACGGACTTGCCCAACTTCGAACGCTTGTTGGGTGACGGTAGCGCTATGGGTTTGAACCTTTCGTATAAGGTTCAGCCTAGTCCCGATGGTCTTGCCCAGGCATTCATTCTCGGTGAAGAATTTATCGGAAACGACTGCTGCGCCATGGTCCTTGGAGACAACATTTTCTACGGTAACGGCTTCAGTCCCCTCTTGAAGGCTGCTGTGAAGAATGCGGAAGAAAACGGCCGTGCAAGCGTTTTCGGTTATTACGTTGAAGACCCGGAACGCTTTGGCGTTGTGGAATTTGACGCTGCAGGCAAGGTGATTTCTGTTGAAGAAAAACCCAAGGAACCCAAGAGCAACTACGCCATTACGGGCTTGTATTTCTACGACAACCGCGTCTGCGAATTTGCTAAGGCTCAGAAGCCTAGCGCTCGCGGTGAACTGGAAATCACGGACCTGAACAAGACTTACTTGGACATGGGTCAGCTGGATGTGAAACTGCTTGGCCGCGGTTTTGCATGGCTTGATACAGGTACCATGGATAGTTTGATTGAAGCTGGCGACTTTGTTCGTATGGTGGAAAACCGTCAGGGCATCCAGATTTCCGCAGTTGAAGAAATCGCCTTTATCAATGGTTGGATCAGCAAGGATAAGTTGCTTGAATCTGCCGCAAAGTATGGCAAGTCTCCCTATGGTCAGCATCTGCGCAAGGTTGCTGAAGGAAAGATCCGCTACTAG